The window CAGGGCTTGGCCGGCATCGAGAATGGTGGCGTTCCGGCCTGCGCCCAGGATGGTCATCCAGCTTCGCAGCGCCAGCGGGAAGGCTTCGCCGGTGGTGGCGGCGCTGAAGGTGCCGCTGGACAGTTTGATGACTTTGGGATTGGCCGCGTTGCTCGGCGTTTTCTGCAGCGCCACGGTGAGGCTGCGATAGGGCTTGGCAACGGAACCGTCGCCTTGCGCATCGCTGCCGGAGAGGGAAACATAAACCGTGTCCACCGCGGCGAAGGCGCGCGGCGCGCCGGCCGGCGCCAATACGCCGGCAAGCAGCAGCGCGATGGCAGGCAGGAGCGGACGGCGAAAAGAGAGGGTGAGGGCCATGGCTGAGATTCCCGAGGGTTGTCAAAATCCTTTTTGCGTCGTCATGTTCTCCCTCATCAGAAGACCAATGCCGGCGTGATGAAAACGCCGGACGAGGGGTTGTGGGTTATATATACCTGCAAAACCACCGATTGGGAAAAGTGAAAGAGCGAGCGGGTGGCCAACGACGAAGAATCCAAAAAAGTACTTGACTTTGAGTTTCGCTAAAATTATACTCATGCCACGTTGTTGAGCGAATCTACTATGGGAGGTGCAATGAGTTTTATGATTCGTAGGGGGCCGGGGTAAAAGTCTGAACAACTTGCTTGTCTTCATCCCGACCTTTTCTTCATCTTCATCCTGTTTCTCTTCTTCCCTTCTTTTTCCTATTCCTCCCCAAGCCTTGAAGATGGAGATGATTTGATACCACCATCGATTTAGGATGACGCTGATAAACTGTTCCAATATCCCGTATTCACCTGACGGATGACATTTGGCAGCGCAGCGCCGGTGAAGATTTCACATTGGCTCGGGATTGAGCGGCAACTCGCTTCAAGGGGATTTGCGATGTCCGGCAAAACACTATTTTTGATTCCCGGCCTGCTGCTGGGAAGCCTGTTCGCGTTCGACTTGTCCGGCCAGACCGTCATCGATATCGGCAAGTTCGAAGAGGATGTTCGGATTTCAAACTATCTGCCCTCTGCCGGTTTCGGCCGCTCGGCGGCGGCCGGCGACGTGAATGGCGACGGCATCGATGACATGCTGATCGGTGCCGGCACCATCGAGCTTTTCCACCTGGGCGGCGGAGGCGCCTTTTTGATTTTCGGCAACCAGGCGCTGCCGCGCTTCATTGATTTGGAAAACCCACAGGGACGCGTGGCTTTTTGGGGCGGCGGCCGCCAGGACTATGCCGGAGATAGGGTCGACGTTTTCGACTTTTCGAATGACGGCCTCGCCGATGTTTTCATCGCCGCGCCGCAATGGAATTTCGCCGGCGGCAACCAAATGGAGGGCCGGCTTTACTTTTTCAAGGGCAGAGCGCATTGGCCGGCGGAAATCACTTTGCAGGATTATCCTGGCGACAGCCTGGCCGCAACGTTGCACGGCGAGCGCTCCCGCGCATACCTGGGATATTGCTTGACGCACGGCGACTACAATGGCGACGGCATTCCGGATCTGGCCGCGGTCACTCGTTTTGCCAATCGGCCGGCGCACATCTCACAACAATCAACGGCTTACCTGCTTTGGGGCGGCCAGCGGCTGATCAGCGGTAAAATCGACAATCCCGCTTTGCAACATTGCACGATTACGCCTTCCCGCGAAAAACAGATTTCTCTCATCCTCTACACCGGGAATTTGGACGGCGATGCCTATGACGATTTGATCGTGAATTTGCCGGATGCCGATGTGTTGACGGAGTTGGACTGGGGCGGCGTTGGTTTTATCCTCTGGGGCAGGAAAGACTGGCCGGAAACTCTCGATTTGAACGGTTGGCAAACCGATGGCCAGATTACGCGCCTGGTGGGAAGGAGCCAGGTGCCCATGACCGCCTATCGTTTCGTGAGCGGCGATTTCAACGGCAATGGCATCACCGACATGGTGATCGACAGCTTTGACACGCTGACCCACAAGAGCTACGCCCGCCTCTATTTGGATCCCCACCTGGCCCGGGGAAAAACCTTCGAGTATTTTGACCCGCGCCACCAGGTAGTCGTGATTACCGATCCTTATGCTTTTGATGGCGGCAACACTTCCCCCTACAAAATAATAAAACTGGATTGGAATCATGATGGCGTGGATGATCTGGCACTCACCAATCTGCTGGCGACGCGCCGGATTCCGGAGCTGACTTACGAAGGCAATGCCTACGTTCTCTACGGCGCCCCGGCTTTTCCGGATACCGTTGATTTTCGCCGCACGAATGCGCGGTGGGACGTCATCTGGGGTGGCACGCGTTCCGCCTGGCTCGGCCAGTCCATTGCCGCCGGCGACGTGGACGGCGACCGCAAAGATGATCTCATCATCGGCGCGTGGGCCGCGACGACAAAGGCCGGAGATGCCAGCGGTGAAGCTTATGTGCTGTTGAATCCCACGCGCGCGCAGCATATGCCTGCTCCCGGCACGCTGGCGTTGTTGCCCGCCTCGCCCAATCCGCTGCGGGCAAACTGCGTCATTTGGTTTGATCTCAATCGGGAAACCGGCGTGCAGGTGCAGATCTATGACGTTTTGGGCCGCCGGGTTCGCCTGTTGCTGGAAACGAAGCTGCAACCGGGCCGGCAATCAGCAGTGTGGAATGGCCGTGACCAGGCCGGTAACCTTGCCAAATCCGGCGTCTATTTCATCGTCTTGCGCGCGGGCAATAATGTTCAGACGCAAAAAGTTTTGTTGTTGCGTTAGTACTAAAACGTTAAGTGCACATGTTGTCTCCAGAAGGCCGGCTTGACCCCAACGGGATCGCATGTCATAGCCCACAGGCAGCGCCCTGGGAACCGATTGGGGCTTGGCGATATCTCATGATTACCGATTTCCCAGGGCTTTGCCCTTCGCTCTTGCATTGCGCCCTTTTGGGGCTGTTGGTCTGTGCAATAGAATTCGACTTAACGTTGTAGGCCATAGGGCAATCAAAGTTAGAATAGAATTCTGACTTTTTATCCCCAACGGGTAGATTAAGACCAACGGATGAAAAGACAAAAAGCTTTATCCGTTGGAGCCGCTCGCAGGGCTGCGGTTTTCAGCTTGTCTGAAAATCCGCTTTATTCAGTTGCTCAACCGAAAGGCCTGTCACCATGAAACAGAAATGCTGCTCTCCTGCTGCCGCCCTGCTGTCCTGTGTTTTCACGCTGGCCGCGTTGGATGCCAGCCACGCCCAGTTTGCCTATTCCACTTTCACGGAAGGTTCGGTGGCGTATGCGGCGTTGTCGGGTTTGGGCATGGACTTCTCCGCTGCCAATCCTGCGGTGCTCTGCGGCCTGCCGCCGGGCAAACGATTTGCCTACGTGGTGGAAGCGAATGAAGGCAGTGTTGATGAGGCCTTTCTGAACGAATTCCCGAATTCCAGCTTGCAGCTCGCGCTGGCTTCGCGCTTGACCATTGCCTTCGCCCAGACCAAACGGCAAGTCGACACCTTCGCCGACGCTTCCCGCCGCGGTCCTGCCCATCCGCTGCGCGACCTCACTTTCGGCTACCAACAAGACTGGGCCGTGGGTGCGGGTTTTCAGATCAAGCCAGCCCTTCATGCCGGCCTGGTGATGCGCCATGAAGGCTATCTCGTCGTGC of the bacterium genome contains:
- a CDS encoding T9SS type A sorting domain-containing protein; its protein translation is MSGKTLFLIPGLLLGSLFAFDLSGQTVIDIGKFEEDVRISNYLPSAGFGRSAAAGDVNGDGIDDMLIGAGTIELFHLGGGGAFLIFGNQALPRFIDLENPQGRVAFWGGGRQDYAGDRVDVFDFSNDGLADVFIAAPQWNFAGGNQMEGRLYFFKGRAHWPAEITLQDYPGDSLAATLHGERSRAYLGYCLTHGDYNGDGIPDLAAVTRFANRPAHISQQSTAYLLWGGQRLISGKIDNPALQHCTITPSREKQISLILYTGNLDGDAYDDLIVNLPDADVLTELDWGGVGFILWGRKDWPETLDLNGWQTDGQITRLVGRSQVPMTAYRFVSGDFNGNGITDMVIDSFDTLTHKSYARLYLDPHLARGKTFEYFDPRHQVVVITDPYAFDGGNTSPYKIIKLDWNHDGVDDLALTNLLATRRIPELTYEGNAYVLYGAPAFPDTVDFRRTNARWDVIWGGTRSAWLGQSIAAGDVDGDRKDDLIIGAWAATTKAGDASGEAYVLLNPTRAQHMPAPGTLALLPASPNPLRANCVIWFDLNRETGVQVQIYDVLGRRVRLLLETKLQPGRQSAVWNGRDQAGNLAKSGVYFIVLRAGNNVQTQKVLLLR